One segment of Pyrococcus sp. ST04 DNA contains the following:
- the cutA gene encoding divalent-cation tolerance protein CutA has protein sequence MIIVYTTFPNWESAEKVIKTLLEERLVACANLREHKAFYWWQGRIEEDTEVGAILKTKEELWDEVRRRLKELHPYTVPAIIKIRVEDVNEDYLKWLIEETK, from the coding sequence ATGATAATAGTCTACACAACATTTCCAAATTGGGAGAGTGCCGAGAAGGTGATAAAAACTCTGCTCGAGGAAAGACTCGTGGCATGTGCGAATTTAAGAGAACACAAGGCCTTTTATTGGTGGCAGGGAAGGATAGAAGAAGATACCGAAGTTGGCGCGATATTAAAAACCAAGGAAGAGCTATGGGATGAAGTTAGGAGAAGGTTAAAAGAGTTGCATCCCTATACAGTTCCAGCAATAATAAAAATTAGAGTTGAGGATGTTAATGAGGACTACCTAAAGTGGCTTATTGAGGAGACTAAATGA
- a CDS encoding ABC transporter permease: MGSLVRFLYLAKASLLTAKRYKIDWYGNVLMPILGVLPVIIAVWYGNRIGFLDFSDVVGTEKFFEYYILGVTYWNYVEAVWASIFMLREHMRIGQLEELLLTPVKPWEYILGWSFLAIILTTVSSMPLILIAIAVNIFHTSIKAYILATFIFLISMIASFGFAFLIFGLTLVIREGDEIVSLLGNAAPLLGGLYFPVTLLPTPLLIISYVFPFTWGVDLLRTVFLGSKTILSFETELILLFIMSLGYFGMGILSYKLLEIKMRRKGIQGF, encoded by the coding sequence ATGGGAAGCTTGGTGAGGTTCTTATATCTAGCAAAAGCATCCCTATTAACTGCAAAGCGTTATAAGATAGATTGGTATGGCAACGTTTTAATGCCCATTCTTGGTGTTCTCCCGGTCATTATTGCAGTCTGGTACGGAAACAGAATTGGCTTTCTGGATTTCTCAGATGTTGTTGGGACTGAAAAGTTCTTTGAATATTACATTCTTGGGGTTACATACTGGAACTATGTTGAGGCAGTCTGGGCATCAATTTTTATGCTGAGGGAACACATGAGAATTGGACAGTTAGAGGAACTCCTCCTTACTCCAGTTAAGCCGTGGGAATATATCCTCGGCTGGTCTTTCTTGGCAATAATCTTGACAACGGTTAGTTCCATGCCGTTGATTTTAATAGCTATTGCAGTAAACATCTTTCATACGAGCATAAAAGCATACATTCTGGCAACCTTCATATTTTTAATTTCAATGATAGCCTCTTTTGGTTTTGCATTTTTAATTTTTGGTTTAACGTTAGTGATTAGAGAAGGCGATGAAATAGTTTCATTACTTGGAAATGCTGCTCCTCTTTTAGGGGGCCTCTACTTTCCTGTAACTCTGCTTCCAACGCCATTATTAATTATCTCCTATGTATTTCCATTCACCTGGGGGGTTGATCTACTCAGGACTGTTTTTTTAGGTTCCAAAACAATTCTCAGCTTTGAAACTGAACTGATACTTCTCTTTATAATGTCCCTTGGGTACTTTGGAATGGGGATTCTAAGCTACAAATTACTCGAGATTAAAATGAGAAGAAAAGGAATTCAGGGATTTTAA
- a CDS encoding 60S ribosomal export protein NMD3, whose translation MRFCYRCGISEDEGGPLINGLCQVCFRKENPVLLIPSEINTELCQNCGSYKKRGVWVDPVNYELDALIFEVAENALLEAIEDSLSNVKEYEVVDWEELEEIRNIPVGKAFIAFRVLDYHIEHFPAIVIYEVRAKARIHELQVEPHDEVRTTTVFVRQTVCPRCQKFLAGYYEAILQVRVEDRKFTKEEREEITKLVQEKVDEIMRKDRMGFIQDTIEKEEGIDFYMGSTSAARKLANAIKEKYGGVISEAYELVGLDRMTSKEVYRTSVTIRLPKFRKGDIVEDRHGRVYRVENVDGKGMRLKNLETWESEHYDWKTIKREKIDKVEHEERKALLMGQTPREAQFMDMETYETFELPKPRESLEDGQVYKIVKVKGRMYIKEKEGEK comes from the coding sequence GTGAGATTTTGTTATAGGTGTGGAATCAGCGAGGATGAGGGTGGTCCTCTAATTAATGGCCTTTGTCAAGTTTGTTTTAGAAAGGAGAATCCAGTTCTTTTAATTCCCTCTGAGATAAATACTGAACTCTGTCAGAACTGTGGGAGCTATAAGAAGAGAGGTGTTTGGGTTGACCCAGTTAACTATGAGCTTGATGCCCTGATATTCGAGGTAGCTGAGAATGCGCTACTTGAGGCTATAGAGGATTCCCTGTCCAATGTAAAGGAATATGAGGTAGTTGACTGGGAGGAGCTCGAAGAAATTAGGAACATTCCTGTAGGAAAGGCATTTATAGCGTTTAGAGTGCTAGATTACCATATAGAGCACTTTCCTGCAATAGTCATCTATGAGGTTAGGGCCAAGGCTAGGATTCATGAACTTCAAGTTGAACCCCACGACGAAGTCAGGACGACAACGGTTTTTGTAAGGCAAACCGTATGTCCGAGATGCCAGAAGTTTCTTGCAGGTTATTATGAGGCAATACTTCAAGTTAGGGTTGAGGATAGGAAGTTCACGAAAGAGGAAAGGGAAGAAATAACGAAGCTTGTTCAGGAGAAAGTCGATGAAATCATGAGGAAAGACAGGATGGGGTTTATACAGGACACCATAGAGAAGGAAGAGGGAATAGACTTTTACATGGGCTCAACGAGCGCAGCTAGGAAGCTTGCCAATGCAATAAAAGAGAAATATGGGGGAGTTATAAGTGAGGCCTACGAGCTTGTAGGCTTGGACAGAATGACCAGCAAAGAAGTTTACAGGACGAGCGTTACAATAAGACTTCCAAAATTCAGAAAGGGCGACATAGTGGAGGATAGGCATGGGAGAGTGTATAGGGTTGAAAATGTCGATGGAAAAGGGATGAGGCTTAAGAACCTCGAAACATGGGAAAGCGAGCACTATGACTGGAAGACTATAAAAAGAGAAAAGATAGACAAAGTAGAGCATGAAGAGAGGAAGGCCCTCTTAATGGGACAAACCCCGAGAGAAGCCCAGTTCATGGACATGGAAACCTATGAAACCTTTGAATTGCCTAAGCCGAGAGAAAGCCTTGAAGATGGCCAGGTGTATAAGATCGTGAAGGTTAAGGGAAGGATGTATATAAAGGAAAAGGAGGGAGAGAAATGA
- a CDS encoding DUF72 domain-containing protein, with amino-acid sequence MESIIVGTCGFCERQEKYFQDFRTVEIQQTFYRILQDKTLEKWKKRAPKNFIFSLKAFQGITHPLNSPTWRRSNVKPTKNVGLLRPTSDVLRFWRITLHEAKILEAKFIIIQLPKSFRETEESFENAEKFFSMIDRGNFEIGVELRGWSERGRKKFTRKFDVIDVVDPLVSVPLHSGYITYYRLHGKYEGGKIIYSHKYSDEELKKIMNKVLSFHIKESFVYFNNSNMCEDARRLIMYLREL; translated from the coding sequence ATGGAGAGCATCATAGTCGGAACCTGCGGATTTTGTGAAAGACAAGAAAAATATTTCCAAGACTTCCGAACGGTCGAGATACAGCAAACGTTCTATAGAATCTTGCAAGACAAGACATTAGAAAAATGGAAAAAAAGAGCTCCCAAGAACTTTATATTCTCACTTAAGGCTTTTCAGGGGATAACTCACCCTTTAAACAGCCCAACATGGAGAAGAAGCAATGTAAAACCCACAAAAAACGTCGGTCTCCTTAGGCCAACTTCTGATGTTCTAAGGTTCTGGAGAATTACGTTACATGAGGCCAAGATTCTCGAGGCGAAGTTCATAATAATCCAGCTGCCCAAAAGCTTCAGAGAAACAGAAGAAAGCTTTGAAAACGCAGAGAAGTTCTTCTCGATGATAGATAGGGGCAACTTTGAAATTGGAGTTGAGCTTAGGGGATGGAGTGAGAGGGGTAGGAAAAAGTTCACAAGAAAATTTGATGTTATAGATGTTGTTGATCCATTAGTTTCAGTTCCCCTTCATAGCGGATACATCACGTACTACCGGCTCCATGGGAAATATGAGGGAGGTAAGATAATTTACTCCCATAAGTATAGTGATGAGGAGCTAAAGAAGATAATGAACAAGGTTCTTTCCTTCCACATTAAAGAGAGCTTTGTGTATTTCAACAACTCAAACATGTGCGAAGATGCTAGGAGACTCATAATGTACCTCAGAGAGTTATGA
- a CDS encoding M20/M25/M40 family metallo-hydrolase: MKTERAKEILLQLLKIPSPSGREDRIALYIMEFLHRLDYDVHIESDGEIIDLVVNPDSDLFLEVHMDTIEPRAEPFVRGNIVYGTGASDIKGGIAAILLMLEQLRKEGKDLNVGIVFVSDEEKGGRGSALFMERYRPKMAIVLEPTDLEVHIAHAGNIEAYFEVDGKEAHGACPESGVNAIEQVFEMLQKLKGLEPFKVKGKYFDPHIGIQELICENPYYLIPGLCKGRLEARLLPEQEVEDILDLIDPILDEYTLKYEYTEIWDGYELDESEEIVQIAKEAMEAVGLDEFGAMRSWTDAINFTYNGTKTIVFGPGNLDISHTKFERIDVRDVVKASEFLMKVNEIYSGDR; the protein is encoded by the coding sequence ATGAAAACCGAAAGGGCTAAGGAGATACTCCTCCAGCTCCTCAAGATTCCCTCCCCATCTGGAAGAGAAGACAGGATCGCGCTCTATATAATGGAGTTTCTTCACAGACTCGACTATGACGTTCATATTGAGAGTGATGGGGAGATAATAGATTTGGTTGTCAATCCAGATTCAGATCTGTTCTTAGAGGTTCATATGGACACCATAGAGCCAAGAGCCGAGCCCTTTGTTAGGGGAAACATTGTGTATGGCACTGGAGCCAGCGACATAAAAGGAGGCATCGCAGCGATCCTGCTAATGCTCGAACAACTCAGGAAAGAAGGAAAAGATCTAAACGTTGGTATAGTTTTTGTCAGCGATGAGGAAAAAGGCGGAAGGGGGTCGGCACTGTTTATGGAGAGATACAGACCAAAGATGGCAATAGTTCTTGAACCAACTGATTTAGAAGTGCATATAGCCCATGCTGGTAATATAGAGGCGTATTTTGAGGTCGATGGCAAGGAAGCTCATGGAGCGTGTCCAGAAAGTGGTGTGAACGCAATTGAACAAGTGTTTGAAATGCTCCAGAAGTTGAAGGGGTTGGAACCATTTAAGGTTAAGGGGAAGTATTTCGACCCTCACATTGGAATTCAGGAACTCATATGTGAGAACCCCTATTACCTAATCCCAGGGCTTTGTAAGGGAAGGTTGGAAGCAAGGTTACTTCCAGAGCAGGAGGTTGAGGATATTCTGGATCTTATAGACCCAATACTTGATGAATACACTCTGAAGTACGAGTATACTGAAATATGGGATGGTTATGAGTTAGATGAAAGTGAGGAAATAGTGCAGATAGCTAAGGAAGCTATGGAGGCTGTTGGGCTTGATGAATTTGGTGCAATGAGAAGCTGGACAGATGCAATAAACTTCACTTATAACGGGACGAAGACGATAGTGTTTGGTCCAGGTAATCTTGACATCTCACATACAAAGTTTGAAAGGATAGACGTGAGAGATGTCGTGAAGGCTAGCGAGTTCTTGATGAAGGTCAATGAAATATACTCAGGAGATAGATAG
- a CDS encoding pyruvate carboxylase subunit B → MVLIIDTTFRDAHQSLLATRLRTEDMLPIAEDMDKIGFYSMEVWGGATFDVCIRYLNEDPWERLRLLRERIKKTKLQMLLRGKNLVGYKHYPNEVVEKFIEKSYENGIDIFRIFDALNDVNNMELAIRTAKRVGAEVQGVIAYTTGPIFTLDYYLAKTEELIGLDVDVITIKDMAGLLTPEMAYKLVIEIKQTYGIPVNIHTHSTTGMAVATYLKAVEAGVDFIDTSISPLAFGTAQPGIQTVYEMLPSDEKPKLNFNMIRKVSKYLKSIIEGKYSTILRKEVLQVNPNVLIYQVPGGMMSNLITQLKEMNALHRLDEVLKEIPKVREDLGWPPLVTPASQIVGTQAVLNVLFGRYKMLTREVKAYLLGKYGKPPANVNPELLERVRGEKIKDDVKSLEACRRELVERGFIEESEREEDVLTFCLFPQVALEFFKKRRLNIKEHKPLKNARMFKLLINGLEFEVGILE, encoded by the coding sequence ATGGTTTTAATAATCGACACAACATTTAGAGATGCACATCAATCTCTCCTCGCGACAAGATTAAGGACAGAGGATATGCTTCCAATAGCTGAGGACATGGATAAAATAGGCTTTTACTCTATGGAAGTTTGGGGAGGAGCAACTTTTGACGTGTGTATAAGGTATTTAAATGAAGATCCTTGGGAAAGGTTAAGGCTTCTTAGGGAACGAATAAAGAAAACGAAGTTGCAGATGCTGTTACGAGGAAAGAACTTAGTTGGCTACAAACATTACCCCAATGAAGTTGTCGAAAAGTTCATTGAAAAATCCTATGAAAATGGGATAGACATCTTCAGGATTTTTGATGCCCTTAATGACGTCAACAACATGGAACTTGCCATAAGAACCGCAAAGAGAGTCGGAGCAGAGGTTCAAGGTGTCATTGCATATACAACAGGCCCCATCTTTACGCTTGACTACTACCTCGCCAAGACCGAAGAGCTGATAGGGCTGGATGTAGATGTAATAACAATAAAAGACATGGCCGGGCTTCTCACACCGGAAATGGCGTATAAGCTGGTTATTGAAATAAAGCAGACGTATGGAATTCCCGTGAATATTCATACCCATTCAACAACGGGAATGGCAGTTGCAACTTATCTAAAGGCTGTTGAGGCTGGGGTTGATTTCATAGATACCTCCATAAGTCCGTTGGCATTTGGAACCGCACAACCTGGTATCCAGACAGTTTATGAGATGCTACCGAGTGATGAAAAACCAAAACTGAACTTCAACATGATTAGGAAAGTCTCGAAGTACCTCAAATCTATAATAGAAGGGAAGTACTCCACAATACTGAGGAAAGAAGTCCTCCAGGTGAACCCGAATGTTTTGATATATCAAGTTCCTGGAGGCATGATGTCAAACTTGATAACTCAACTCAAGGAGATGAACGCTCTTCATAGGCTAGATGAAGTTCTCAAGGAGATACCTAAGGTGAGGGAAGATCTCGGATGGCCGCCACTTGTCACTCCTGCTAGCCAGATAGTGGGAACACAGGCAGTACTCAACGTTCTTTTTGGGAGGTATAAAATGCTAACAAGAGAAGTGAAAGCTTATCTGCTTGGAAAGTATGGAAAGCCACCTGCCAATGTCAATCCAGAACTTCTAGAGAGGGTTAGGGGAGAGAAAATAAAAGATGATGTGAAATCTCTCGAAGCCTGTAGAAGAGAACTGGTGGAAAGGGGCTTTATAGAGGAAAGCGAGCGTGAAGAGGATGTTCTAACGTTCTGTCTGTTTCCGCAGGTTGCACTTGAATTTTTTAAGAAGAGGAGGCTGAATATAAAAGAGCATAAGCCATTGAAAAATGCTAGGATGTTTAAACTATTGATAAATGGACTTGAATTTGAAGTTGGGATATTGGAATAA